Below is a genomic region from Burkholderia pseudomultivorans.
TCGCGTCCGGCAATCTCGAGGTGCTGGTCGAACGCACGCTGCCGGGCCGCGAATGCGAGATCGACATCCGCACCGCGGCGGTCGGTTTCGGCGCGGTCTGGCAGGCGGTCGTCGCGGACTTCGTCGAGCGGCGCACGCCGGGCGGCCTGAAGCTGTCGATCAACGACGGCGGCGCGCGGCCCGACATGGTGTCGCTGCGGCTCGCGCAGGCGGTGCGCGCGATCGAGGGGGACGCGGCATGAGCGACGTCAACCTCGGTCACGATGCGCCGGCCTTCGTCGCGAACGCCGCGAGCTGGTACGAAGCGTCGGCGCGGCAGCGCATCGACGGGCTGCTCGACGCGGGCAGCTTCGGCGAATTCCTCGGGCCGGCCGAACGCGTGACGAGCCCGCACCTGCCGCTGTTCGACCTGCCGCAGCAGTTCGACGACGGCATGGTGGTCGGCCACGGCCGGCTCGACGGCCGGCCGGTGTTCGTCGCCGCGCAGGAGGGCCGCTTCATGGGCGGCGCGTTCGGCGAAGTGCACGGCGCGAAGCTGACCGGCCTCTTGCGCGCGGCGCGCGAATGCGGCACGCCGGTGCTGATCCTGTTCGATACGGGCGGCGTGCGGCTGCAGGAGGCGAATGCGGGCGAGCTCGCGATCGCCGAGATCATGCGGGCGCTCGTCGAGGCGCGCACGGCCGG
It encodes:
- the mdcC gene encoding malonate decarboxylase acyl carrier protein, with product MEQLNYRFTARERAKGERDSALVGVVASGNLEVLVERTLPGRECEIDIRTAAVGFGAVWQAVVADFVERRTPGGLKLSINDGGARPDMVSLRLAQAVRAIEGDAA